The genomic region GGAGCCCTGCAGGCGCTGGAAGGCGCCTACAGCGTCACGGACTCGGCGCCGTCGCGTTCGCCGCTGGTGATCGACACGATCCGCGGCCCGGCTTGACCCGGCGGTTCGCCCGCCGGATCCATCGCTGGTTCGACCGCTAGTTCACGAGCGAGCCCGCCAGGGGCGACCTGTCCTGCTTCCACAGCACGCACAGGACCTCCTGGCGGCCCGGCGTGGCGGCGTCGTTGTAGGCCTCCCACTCCTTCTGCGTGGGCACGAGCCCGGTGAAGCCGAGGACCTCACCCGACTTCGGTTTGATGGCCTTGAACTGCTCGGTGCAGTAGTTCTTCGTGAAGTCGGCGAGCCACTTCGTGCCGGGGTACGCGGTGTCCTTCGGCTTGTCCCACAACGGGGTCGCCGCGGAGAACAGCTGGATCCCGTGCGGCTGGTCGCACGGCACGTTCGTCCGCACCGGCGACCCCTGCGTCAGGAAGTCCTTCGCGCACTGCGTCCCGGAGATGTTCCACTCGGGCACGTCCCCACCCCGCCCGAACGTCGCGATCCGCCTCGACGGCAACGGCGCCCCGACCGGCAACGCCGAGCTCTCGGTCCACTCGGTCCCGCCGTCCGCGCTCGACCCGTTGCTCGGCGCGGTGCTCTGCCCGGTGTTCTGCCCGGCGTTGGAGTCATCGGGCGTGAAGGCCTGGTACCCGGCGAACGCGGCCCCCGCGAGCACCGCAACCCCCACGACCACCGCGGCGACCTTGACAGCCGTGCCCTTGCTCTTGCCCCCGCCTTTGCTGCTCCCGTTGCGCGGCAACGGAACCGGCGGCGCCCCCTGCACGATCGCCACCAGCATCTGCCGCGCCTGGCCCGCCGTCAGCCGCCGCGAGGGGTCCACCGTCAGCAACCCGCGGATCACGTCCGCCAGCGCGGGCGACGCCAGCCGCAGCACCGGCGGCTCGTTCATGATCGCGTGCAACGTCGACGCCGTCGACGTCCGCTCGAACGGGCTGATCCCCTCGACCGCGTGCGCCATCGTCACGCCCAAGGCCCACAGGTCGGAGGCGGGCGAGGCCTCCCACCCGCTCAACCGGTCCGGTGACATGTACGCGGGCGACCCGACGATGCCGCCGTTGTGGGTGAGCCGCGGGTCGTCCACGGCCTGCGCGATGCCGAAGTCGGTCAGCTTCACCGCACCGTCCGGCCGCACCATGATGTTGCTGGGCTTGACGTCCCGGTGCACCACACCCGCCGAGTGCGCGGTCTCCAGCGCCCCGAGCACCTGCAGCGCCACCCCGGCCATCCACACCGAGTCGCGCGGGCCGTGCTGCTTCACGACGGTGGCCAGGTCGAGCGCGTCGACCAGTTCCATGGCGAGGTAGGTGTGCCCGTTCTCGCGGACGATGTCGTAGACGGTGACCACGGCCGGGTGGTTCAGCCGGCCTGCCGTGCGCGCCTCCCGGAGCATCCGCTCCTCCAGCACGGCGAACTCCTCGGCCGCGATGCCCTGCGGCGGGTGCAGCTCCTTGAGCGCGACCGCGCGGCCGAGCAGCTGGTCCTGGGCGCGCCACACGACACCCATCGCACCCCGGCCGAGCTCGGCGAGCAGTGCGTAGCGGTTGGCGACGAGTCGCTGTTGCTGCTGCACGGACTATCCCTTCTGGACGCCCCCAGATTCCGGCGAGCATAGCCACGATCGTGTGAGCGCTCTCTTCATGGTCACCTGTGCCGCCTCTTCCTCGGTCACGTGTGCCGCGGCGTTCTGGTTCGAGCCGTCGGTGTGGCGTGAGCGGGCCCACAGAGCGAGGGCAGGCGGTGGACGGGGCCGGGCCGGCGCGGGATCGGCAGGTTCGACGGGTGGGGCGGCCCCTTGCGCGTTTCCTCATTTGCGGACGCGGGAGCGGCGGGATCAGGACATGTGTTCGGGTCATGCCTGAGAGACGAGGGCGGGACAGGATCAGGACCGCATTCACCCGATCGGGTCGCGCGGATCCGCGCCGAGGCGGACTGACCAGGCGAAACAGGCGTCGTGAGCGCACGTAGCGGAGATCCCGCTCGAAGATCTCGGCCAGGTCCAGCGTGACCGCTCTGAGCGGCGCGCCGATGGACGGCCGGTCCTTGGCGTAGACGCTCGGCTTGGACTGGAACCGCCGGTTGAACTCGTCCCACACCCGCCGGTGGTGCGAACCGGTGATCTCCTCCCATGCGGCCTTCAGCCATGTGCCGAGCGGACGGTCCGGGATGCGGAACGGCCCCGGAGCTGGGCAGCTCCGGGGCCGGTCGACGAGCGTTGACGATCAGGCGCCTTCGGCGGCCAGGTCGTCGTCGTCCATGTCCTTGCCACCGTTCGCCGGCTTCGGGCCGCCGTTCTTGCGGGTGCGGCGCTGCGGGCGGGGCAGGGCGGTGGGCGGCGGGGGAGGCGTGGGCGAGCCGCCGCCGAGGATGAGCTCGGCGAAGGTGGCCATGGCCTCGTCGAGCTGGCCGCCGATGCGGAGCTCCGACTCCTGGTTCGACTTGCGGACCAGGGACTGCAGGGCGTCGGTGTCCGGGCGGGCGCCGACGGTCTCCGCGACCTTGGTGAGGCTCGCGTCGACGTTGCCGCCGAGCTCGGAGATCCGGGCGGCGAAGCCGTCCTCGACCTTGTCCAGGCGGTTGGTCATGGTGTCGAGCTGCGAGGTGACGAGCTCCAGGCGGCGGGCCAGGGACTCGAGGCGGTCGGCGGCGTCGACCTGGTCGCGGGACTGCTCGATGGCCGCGTACAGGGCGGTGCGGGCCTCGTCGAGCTTGCCGTCGAGGGTGTTGCGGGTCTCGGCGAGCGAGCCGGCCAGCTGGTCGCGGGTCTCGGCGAGCGAACCGGCCAGCGACTCGCGGGTCTCGACGAGGGAGCCCGTCAGCTGGTCGCGGGTCTCGGCGAGGGAGCCTGCCAGGGAGTCGCGGGTCTCCACCACGGCGCCGGCGAGCTCGGAACGCGTCTCGGACAGGGAACCGGCGAGGGCGTCGCGGGTCTCGGCCAGGGATGTGGAGATCTGGGTGGTGCGGTCGGCCAGCGAGCCGTTGATCGAGTCGCGCGACTCGGTGATGGCGGCGGCCAGCTCGGCGCGCGCGGCGGCGAGGGTGTCGCGCTGCTCGTCGGCGCGGCCGTGCAGGCCGGAGAACGACTCGGCGAGGATCTTCTGCAGGGCCTCGCGGGTGCCGTCGAGGTGCTCGTGCACGCCCTCGTCGACCTCGTCGAGGCGGCCGCGCAGAGCGGCTTCGAGGGTCTCGATGCGCTCGCGCAGCGGGGTGGTGACCGCGCCCGGGATCGAGTCGACCTTGCCGTCCTGCTTGTCCAGGTGGCCGTCGAGGTCGTCGATGCGCTTGTGGATGCTCGCGAGCTTGTCCTCCAGGCCGTCCATGCGGCCGGCGACACCCTCGAAGCGGCCCGCGACGCCGTCGAGACGGCCGTCCAGCTGGGCGAAGGGCTTGGCGAGCTTGTCGACCAGGCCGTCGACCGCGCGGCCGATGTCCGCGACGGCGTTGTCCTGGGCCTCCAGCTTGGCGAGGGCCTCGTCGAGGCGCTCAGCGAGAACGCTGACCTCGGTGCGGTCCGGCAGCTCTGACAGGCGCTTGCGGACCGAACCCAGCGACTCCAGAGGCGACATCCGGGCGTGGATCTCGTCCAACGCGTCGAAGATCTGCTGCTGCTCGCTCTCACGGATCTCCGCGGCGCGCGTGAGCATGTTGCGCATCCGATCGAAGGACATCGTGGAGTTGTTGTTCTCTGTCACGGCTGAGTGCCTTCGTCCAGGGGAGGGGGAGACCACGGGAGCCTATCCGCGTCACGGGACGCCTCTGTACCACCCCCGCCGGAAAAAGGCCGGGCGCGGACAGGCAACTGACCTGATCGGACTACTCGACTACTCTGAACGCCAAGTCACTGGCCGAAAGCGTGCGGTAGTGACCGGTGATGTTCCTACCTTGGGGTGACTCAAGCCTCGCGGTGGTTGCAGAAAGTTGCTGATCACGGATCTGCAACGACGTTGATCGAGCAAATGATCATACCGGGCACAAGATCGATTCTGCTCGCACCGAGGCGGCGTGTCGCCTGGAGTAACGTGTAGCAATGAGTACGCCGCTTACCTTGGAGACCATCCGCAGCGCGCCGAAGGTGCTGCTGCACGACCACCTCGACGGTGGCCTCCGCCCGCAGACGGTGATCGAACTCGCCGATGCCACCGGCTACCAGGGCCTGCCCACCACTGACGCGGGCGTCCTCGGCGGCTGGTTCCGCGACAACGCGAACTCCGGCTCGCTCGTCCGCTACCTGGAGGGCTTCGCCCACACGTGCGGTGTCATGCAGGACGAGGCCTCCCTGGTCCGCGTCGCCGCCGAGGCGGTCGAGGACCTCGCCGCCGACGGTGTCGTCTACGCCGAGATCCGTTACGCGCCCGAGCTGAACACCGAGAAGGGCCTTTCGCTGGAGCAGGTCGTCGAGGCTGTCCAAGAGGGCTTCCGGGTCGGCGCCGCCCGCGTCGCGGAGACCGGCCGCAAGATCCGCGTCGGCACCCTGCTGTGCGCCATGCGCCAGAACGAGGGCTGGCTGCGCATCGCCGAGCTGGCCGTGCGCTACCGCGACCTCGGCGTCGTCGGGTTCGACATCGCGGGCCCGGAGGCCGGCTTCCCTCCCACCAGGGGCCTCGACACGTTCGAGTACCTGCGCCAGCAGAACGCGCACTTCACCATCCACGCCGGTGAGGCGTTCGGCCTGCCGTCGATCTGGGAGGCGATCCAGCACTGCGGTGCCGAACGCCTCGGCCACGGCGTGCGCATCGTCGACGACATCAAGGTGTCCGGCGACGGGGACGTGCAGCTGGGCCGCCTGGCCGCCTACGTGCGCGACCGCCGCATCCCGCTGGAGATGTGCCCGACCTCGAACCTGCAGACCGGCGCCGCCCCGACGCTCGCCGACCACCCGATCGGCCTGCTCGCCAAGCTGCGCTTCCGGGTCACCGTCAACACCGACAACCGGTTGATGAGCGACTGCTCGCTGTCGAGCGAGTTCGCCGCGCTGGCCGAGACGTTCGGCTACGGCTGGGCGGACCTGCAGTGGTTCACGATCAACGCCATGAAGTCGGCGTTCATCGGGTTCGACGAGCGGCTCGCGATCATCAACGAGCTCGTCAAGCCGGGGTACGCGGCGCTGACGGCGCGGTAGTCGCCCAGGAGTTCTCGTCGATCGGGCTGAGTGCGCGCAACGGCTCCCACCACGCGCGGTTGGCCGCGTACCAGCGGATGGTGTCCCGGACGCCGGCCTCGAAGCCGACCTCCGGGCGCCATCCGAGCTCGCGCGCGATCCGCGTCGAGTCGAGCAGGTAGCGGCGGTCGTGTCCCGGCCGGTCCGGCACGACCGTCTTGCGTGACTGAGGCAGGCCCAGCTCGTCCAGCACCAGGTCGGCGATCTCGTCGACGCTGGCCTCGACACCTGTGCCCACGTGGTAGGTCCTGCCGATCTCGCCCTCCAGCAGCACGGCCTCGATCGCCCGGCAGTGGTCCCGCACGTGGATCCACTCCCGGCGGTTGTCGCTCGACGCGTAGACGGGCAGCTGTTCGCCGTCCAGGGCGCGGGTGGTGAACAGCGGCAGCACCTTCTCCGGGAACTGGTTCGGGCCGTAGTTGTTGGCGCAGTTGGTGATCGTGACCGGCAGCTCGAACGTCTCGAAGTACGACCGCACCGCGTGGTCCGCGCCGGCCTTCGACGCGTTGTACGGGGTGCGCGGGCGGTAGGGCGAGTCCTCGTGGAACGCCTCCGCCGCGTCCAGGGCGAGATCGCCGTAGACCTCGCAGGTCGACACGTGGTGGAACCGCCGCACGCCCGCCCGCCGGCACGCCTCCAGCAACGCCTGGGTGCCGAGCACGTTGGTGCGGAAGAACCGGGCCGGGTCCAGCAGCGCCAGGCTGTTGTGCGACTCGGCCGCGAAGTTCACCACCACGTCCACACCCTCGACGTCGGCCTCCGCGATGTCCGCGTGCACCAACGGCACGTCGGCGGGCAGGTTCGCGCTGACACCGCTGTAGGTCAACGCGTCGAGTGCGACCACCTCGTCGGACGGGTGTGCGGCGAGCCAGTGGCGGGTGAAGTGCGAGCCGATGAAACCGGCCGCACCGGTGACGAGCACGCGCACGGGTCAGTCCTCCAGAGGAATCGGTGCGACACCAGGGGGTTCGGCGCCGGGCCAGCCGCGGAACTCGACCTCCAGCCGGAACCGGTGGCCCAGGTAGTGGTGCTCGGACAGGGCGATCGGCTGCTCGGCGCCGTCCAACGCGATGCGGCGCACCAACAACAACGGCACACCGACCGAGACCCCGAGCAGTGACGCGACCTGCTCGCCCGCCGCCGTCGCCGCGATGCTCTGCCGCACCAGGGCGATCTGGTTCCCGTTGCGCCGCAACGTCTCCCAGGTTCCCGGCGACTCGGCGTCAGCGCGGCTCACCGGAGCGGCCAGCGCCAGCGGCACCCACTCGGTCACCACGTCCAGCGGCGCGTTCCCCGTGCGCCGCAACGAACGCACCCGCAACACCTCGCCCGCGCCGAACGTCAGCGCCACGCTCGACGGCGGCGGGCGGTAGCCGTACTCGACAACGGTCCGCACGAGCGGAAGCCCGGCCTCGGCGACCGCGGACTCCGCGTGCTGGAAGGTGCCCAGCGCCAACGGTTGCGCGAACGACACCACGTACCAGCCGGCGCCCTTCCGCGACGCGAGCAGGCCTTCGTCGCGCAGCTGTTCGAGTGCGCGCCGCACGGTCACGCGACTCACCTCGTGCCGGCGGCCGAGCTCGGCCTCGCTCTCCAGCGCCCCGGCCGGGCCGTAGTCGCCGAGCACGATGCGTTCGCGCAGCTCAGCGGCAAGGCGCTGAGACCGGGAACCTGTCATAAACCTGTATCATACAAGCGTGCGCAACCGGTTGTGGTTCCGGTCCGGAACGACAGCTGGCCGACAGCTGTGACTGCCACAGTGGACTCATGCGACCTGCACTGATGGCCGGCGGACTCGCCGTGCTGGCCTCGATGGCCCTCGCCCTGCCCGCCCACGCCTCGGGTGAACACGCCGAGTTCTTCAGCGGCACCAACCTGACCGGCGTCAAGCACGAGGTCGACCTCGCGAACAAGGGGTGCGTGAACATCGCGCCCGCGAGGTCCGCCGGCAACATCTCCTCAGCCGACATCGAGGTCTTCTTCAACGCGGACTGCCGGAAGGGCTGGCCCGGCCAGTCCGGCGACACCTACTACGTCCTCGGCAGCCTGCACCAGGCCACCTACCCGTTCGCCGCGGTCAGCTACCGCGTCCGGTGAGCAGCAAAAGGGCCACCCACTTCGAAGTGGGTGGCCCTTTTCGTGCCGAAACCTCAGTTGGCGTGCAGCCGGTCCTCGAACTTGGCCTGCAGCTCGCGGAACGCCGCCACCTCCGCGTCGTACGGCGCGGACGGCGCGAGGCGCGTCGGGTCCGGGGCGACGACGAACGAGACCAGCCAGCCCAGCGACTCCGAGGTGGCCAGCGCCTCCTTCACGGACTCGTCGCCGGCCCACTCGCCGGCGTCCTCGAACAGTTCGACGGCGAGGTCGAGCTGCTGCGGGTCGAGGGCGTCGGGGCCCTCCTCCATGTCCTCGGCGATGCCGGTGAGCACGTAGACGTTCTCGTCGTCCACGTCGACGTCGAGCTCGCCCGCGGTGGCCTTGACCTTGACGTCGTTCCACGTCTCGACCTCGGCCAGGTCGTGGTCGTCGTTCTCGGCGACGAAACGCGAAAGGGCGCGCTGCGAGGTGAAGACCTCGATCTTGCCGCGGCGGCCCAGGAACAGCGGGTCGTCGCCGAGGTAGCAGCGCAGCGTGTAGAACTCGCCGGCGGACGTGATGATCTTGATGGGGTCGATGCCCGCCTCGGCCCAGAAGCCGGTGGGCTCCGCCTTCTCCTCACCGGAGGCGGCGTCGGAGTCGGCGACGTCGTCGACCTCGGCCGGCCGGGAGGCCTCGAGCTCGGCGAGCTCCTCCTGCGCGACGGTGAGCTCCTTCTCCGGCACCTCCGGCGTGTTGACCACGCTGTCGATGGCGTCGAGGACCTCGTCCCACTTCTCCGAGACGACCGAGGACAGCTCGTCCCACAGCTTCGCTCCGTCACGGCCGCTGAACGGCAGCGTGCCCTGCGGCAGCAGCGAGAAGCCCTCCGCGGAGTCGAGCACCTCGTGGATCTTCTCGAGGTCGCAGACGTCCGCGAGCGAACGGACGATCGCGATCACGTCGGCGAGCTCGCCGATGGTCCACGTGTCCGGGTCCTCCGCGACCAGCTCGGGCACGCCGACCAGGTCGAACTGGTGGTTGTCGTCCGGTGAGAGGTCCGCGATGCCGAGCTTCGGCACGATCGGCCACGCCGGGTGGTCGACCAGGTCGTGCTCGTCCGCGGTGCGCACGAAGGCGGCGAGGTGCGCGGCGTCGGGGAAGACGAAGAGGTCCTCCTCGTCACCCAGGAACGCCTCCCACTCCTCACCCTCCTCACGCCACCGGGGTGCCCACAGCGTGACCACGTC from Lentzea guizhouensis harbors:
- a CDS encoding serine/threonine-protein kinase — protein: MQQQQRLVANRYALLAELGRGAMGVVWRAQDQLLGRAVALKELHPPQGIAAEEFAVLEERMLREARTAGRLNHPAVVTVYDIVRENGHTYLAMELVDALDLATVVKQHGPRDSVWMAGVALQVLGALETAHSAGVVHRDVKPSNIMVRPDGAVKLTDFGIAQAVDDPRLTHNGGIVGSPAYMSPDRLSGWEASPASDLWALGVTMAHAVEGISPFERTSTASTLHAIMNEPPVLRLASPALADVIRGLLTVDPSRRLTAGQARQMLVAIVQGAPPVPLPRNGSSKGGGKSKGTAVKVAAVVVGVAVLAGAAFAGYQAFTPDDSNAGQNTGQSTAPSNGSSADGGTEWTESSALPVGAPLPSRRIATFGRGGDVPEWNISGTQCAKDFLTQGSPVRTNVPCDQPHGIQLFSAATPLWDKPKDTAYPGTKWLADFTKNYCTEQFKAIKPKSGEVLGFTGLVPTQKEWEAYNDAATPGRQEVLCVLWKQDRSPLAGSLVN
- a CDS encoding adenosine deaminase codes for the protein MSTPLTLETIRSAPKVLLHDHLDGGLRPQTVIELADATGYQGLPTTDAGVLGGWFRDNANSGSLVRYLEGFAHTCGVMQDEASLVRVAAEAVEDLAADGVVYAEIRYAPELNTEKGLSLEQVVEAVQEGFRVGAARVAETGRKIRVGTLLCAMRQNEGWLRIAELAVRYRDLGVVGFDIAGPEAGFPPTRGLDTFEYLRQQNAHFTIHAGEAFGLPSIWEAIQHCGAERLGHGVRIVDDIKVSGDGDVQLGRLAAYVRDRRIPLEMCPTSNLQTGAAPTLADHPIGLLAKLRFRVTVNTDNRLMSDCSLSSEFAALAETFGYGWADLQWFTINAMKSAFIGFDERLAIINELVKPGYAALTAR
- a CDS encoding dTDP-glucose 4,6-dehydratase, with product MRVLVTGAAGFIGSHFTRHWLAAHPSDEVVALDALTYSGVSANLPADVPLVHADIAEADVEGVDVVVNFAAESHNSLALLDPARFFRTNVLGTQALLEACRRAGVRRFHHVSTCEVYGDLALDAAEAFHEDSPYRPRTPYNASKAGADHAVRSYFETFELPVTITNCANNYGPNQFPEKVLPLFTTRALDGEQLPVYASSDNRREWIHVRDHCRAIEAVLLEGEIGRTYHVGTGVEASVDEIADLVLDELGLPQSRKTVVPDRPGHDRRYLLDSTRIARELGWRPEVGFEAGVRDTIRWYAANRAWWEPLRALSPIDENSWATTAPSAPRTPA
- a CDS encoding GntR family transcriptional regulator, which codes for MTGSRSQRLAAELRERIVLGDYGPAGALESEAELGRRHEVSRVTVRRALEQLRDEGLLASRKGAGWYVVSFAQPLALGTFQHAESAVAEAGLPLVRTVVEYGYRPPPSSVALTFGAGEVLRVRSLRRTGNAPLDVVTEWVPLALAAPVSRADAESPGTWETLRRNGNQIALVRQSIAATAAGEQVASLLGVSVGVPLLLVRRIALDGAEQPIALSEHHYLGHRFRLEVEFRGWPGAEPPGVAPIPLED
- a CDS encoding primosomal protein, which produces MAQDIVPIELGLTQGDVVTLWAPRWREEGEEWEAFLGDEEDLFVFPDAAHLAAFVRTADEHDLVDHPAWPIVPKLGIADLSPDDNHQFDLVGVPELVAEDPDTWTIGELADVIAIVRSLADVCDLEKIHEVLDSAEGFSLLPQGTLPFSGRDGAKLWDELSSVVSEKWDEVLDAIDSVVNTPEVPEKELTVAQEELAELEASRPAEVDDVADSDAASGEEKAEPTGFWAEAGIDPIKIITSAGEFYTLRCYLGDDPLFLGRRGKIEVFTSQRALSRFVAENDDHDLAEVETWNDVKVKATAGELDVDVDDENVYVLTGIAEDMEEGPDALDPQQLDLAVELFEDAGEWAGDESVKEALATSESLGWLVSFVVAPDPTRLAPSAPYDAEVAAFRELQAKFEDRLHAN